One genomic region from Cyclopterus lumpus isolate fCycLum1 chromosome 20, fCycLum1.pri, whole genome shotgun sequence encodes:
- the dcaf11 gene encoding DDB1- and CUL4-associated factor 11, translating into MGSQSSSGMSGGRGSSSGNPAEQPEASEPNQSSSSSSSSSSSSSSSSSSSSRGRRTADRQQVDIQPASEEDVDLAEVLAYLLRRGQVRLVHGSGATGLQLVQSYSDSDEDSDGAWDGRLGDRYNPPVDTQPDTQEVDQSEIRTQILLATGSLTAKGRPSFTHMLTERRQGRCRGSSFSHGECSRIRTHFLPNYVSHKDTYQQKAFCGVYSEDGSMFLSACQDQNIRLYDTTRGRFHLRRTVKARDVGWSVLDVCFTPDGQNVLYSSWSDYIHLCSIDGDSENHTALDLNPDERRFCVFSLAASTDGNEILGGANDGCLYVFDLEQNKRTLKIDAHEDDVNAVAFADSSSQLLFSGSDDALCKVWDRRTLREDRPQPVGQLAGHRDGITFIHSKGDARYLISNSKDQSIKLWDIRKFSPKEGLAASRLAVTQQNWDYRWQQVPQRALKRHKLTGDTSVMTYRGHGVLHTLIRSRFSPEFSTGQRFIYSGCSTGKIIIYDVLTGGVVSRLSGHDACVRDVSWHPYEDNIVSSSWDGAVRMWEHRQTHPLEEERERV; encoded by the exons ATGGGCTCTCAGTCCAGTTCTGGGATGTCTGGTGGAAGGGGTTCTTCCAGTGGCAACCCAGCTGAGCAGCCTGAAGCATCGGAACcaaaccagagcagcagcagcagcagcagcagcagcagcagcagtagtagcagcagcagcagcagcagccggggCCGCAGGACGGCTGACAGGCAACAAGTAGACATACAGCCGGCATCGGAGGAGGACGTTGACTTAGCTGAAGTGCTGGCTTACCTACTGAGGAG gggCCAGGTCCGTCTGGTCCACGGGAGTGGAGCCACGGGGCTGCAGCTGGTCCAGTCATACTCTGACTCTGATGAGGACAGCGACGGAGCCTGGGATGGTCGTCTGGGGGACCGCTACAATCCACCAG TGGACACCCAACCCgacacacaggaagtggaccAAAGTGAGATCCGAACTCAGATCCTGCTGGCCACCGGCTCCTTGACCGCGAAGGGCCGCCCGAGTTTCACCCACATGCTAACAGAG AGGAGGCAAGGCAGATGTAGAGGCTCCAGTTTTTCTCATGGGGAGTGCAGTCGTATCCGCACACA TTTTCTGCCAAACTATGTATCTCACAAGGATACGTACCAGCAGAAAGCTTTCTGTGGAGTGTACAGCGAGGACGGCAGCATGTTCCTCTCCGCCTGCCAAG ACCAGAACATCCGCTTGTACgacaccaccagggggcgcttTCACTTACGGAGGACAGTGAAGGCTCGCGACGTGGGCTGGAGTGTTCTGGACGTCTGCTTCACCCCCGACGGACAAAATGTGCTCTACTCCAGCTGGTCCGACTACA TTCATTTGTGCAGTATTGATGGAGACAGTGAAAACCACACCGCCCTGGACCTCAA tcCAGATGAGAGGAGGTTCTGTGTGTTCTCACTGGCTGCGTCCACAGATGGCAATGAGATCCTGGGAGG aGCGAATGACGGCTGCCTTTACGTTTTTGATCTCGAGCAGAATAAAAGAACGTTGAAG ATTGATGCCCACGAGGACGACGTGAATGCGGTGGCGTTTGCCGACAGCTCGTCCCAGCTGCTCTTCTCTGGCAGCGACGACGCGCTGTGCAAGGTGTGGGACAGACGAACGCTGCGGGAGGACAGACCGCAGCCTGTCGGACAGCTGGCCGGCCACCGAGACGGCATCACCTTCATCCACAGCAAG GGTGATGCACGCTATCTGATCAGCAACTCAAAGGACCAGTCCATCAAGCTCTGGGACATCAGGAAGTTCTCTCCCAAAGAAGGCTTGGCAGCTTCCCGTCTGGCTGTCACCCAACAAAACTGGGATTACCGCTGGCAGCAGGTTCCCCAGAGAG CCTTGAAGAGACACAAGCTGACAGGCGACACCTCGGTGATGACCTACCGTGGCCACGGCGTTCTGCACACCCTCATCCGCAGCCGCTTCTCTCCAGAGTTCAGCACTGGACAGAGGTTCATCTACTCCGGCTGCTCCACTGGCAAAATCATCA TTTATGACGTCCTGACGGGCGGCGTAGTCTCCAGACTGTCGGGCCATGACGCGTGTGTGAGGGACGTCAGCTGGCACCCATACGAGGACAACATCGTCAGCAGCTCT TGGGACGGAGCGGTGCGAATGTGGGAGCACAGACAGACCCAtccgctggaggaggagagagagcgagtctGA
- the thtpa gene encoding thiamine-triphosphatase isoform X2: MSVEVERKFVSNADTLKTLEEIGVCVGQCQFRDKYFDTPKFDLTLKDMWLRKRQGCWELKCPTTGNRTKESSGEQSKAAALCSRYREITDLPEIQQRVREVIKDICKDRETEASPPQEDESWLSEINLVCFADFTTVRQSFTLEEKGVQIDLDQADFGYHVGEIEVLVPEGGDVQSALEKIERTAGKLGLTGDQRVEGKMNVYLQRNHPEHYAKLLSEHVL, from the exons ATGAGTGTGGAAGTGGAAAGAAAATTTGTGTCCAACGCTGACACTCTAAAAACACTGGAGGAGATCGGGG TGTGTGTTGGTCAGTGCCAGTTTCGTGACAAGTACTTTGACACCCCCAAGTTCGACCTGACTCTGAAAGACATGTGGCTGCGTAAACGTCAAGGATGCTGGGAGCTGAAGTGCCCAACAACAGGCAACAGGACAAAAGAGTCATCTGGAGAACAATCTAAAGCGGCAGCATTGTGTTCTCGCTACAGGGAGATAACCGATCTGCCTGAAATTcaacagagagtgagagaggtcATAAAAGACATTTGCAaggatagagagacagaggccaGCCCCCCTCAGGAGGACGAGTCTTGGCTGAGCGAAATAAATCTGGTGTGCTTTGCTGATTTTACAACAGTGCGGCAGTCCTTCACTTTAGAGGAGAAGGGGGTGCAGATAGATCTGGACCAAGCTGACTTTGGCTACCATGTGGGAGAGATAGAGGTCCTagttccagagggaggagatgtGCAGTCTGCTTTGGAGAAGATCGAAAGAACGGCTGGAAAACTGG gtCTGACTGGAGATCAGCGAGTTGAAGGAAAAATGAATGTTTACCTTCAAAGAAATCACCCAGAGCACTATGCAAAACTACTGAGCGAACATGTTTTGTAA
- the LOC117749351 gene encoding LOW QUALITY PROTEIN: fat storage-inducing transmembrane protein 1 (The sequence of the model RefSeq protein was modified relative to this genomic sequence to represent the inferred CDS: inserted 5 bases in 4 codons; deleted 4 bases in 3 codons; substituted 1 base at 1 genomic stop codon) yields MSSNGFSPEINLEKLHKMAAEVILLGKFLLRLLDAALVFVTNTLARXFHPMLSALVLFGPLLSLRVSRCSIFANSHHDLYRKFLRSTWGWTCIFXGSFTLLSISACHSRHLSRMRVVGXLLTLLEDAAGTCYEPMTPAQDSRGTTTSSIQPLLLLTDEDRTKASCLKANMVWRGYELSQDILIVCLCCLLLVEEMSIFGLHLAQSKALQRSPGAPPYTLHLSCVVLLAVWMCLPIRXLAHFXKFPSQHLGGTLSYLVWRGLYQGWYGLKPSWACPGLPGEGRFTTTDINKQPQ; encoded by the exons ATGTCCTCAAATGGCTTCTCGCCAGAGATCAACTTGGAGAAGTTACACAAGATGGCTGCAGAGGTGATCCTGCTGGGGAAGTTCCTCCTCAGGCTCCTGGATGCTGCTCTGGTGTTTGTAACCAACACACTGGCCC GTTTCCACCCGATGCTGTCCGCTCTGGTTCTGTTCGGCCCTCTGCTGAGTCTCCGGGTGTCA AGGTGCAGCATCTTCGCCAACAGCCACCACGACCTGTACAG GAAGTTCTTGAGGTCCACTTGGGGTTGGACCTGCATCT ACGGTTCCTTCacccttctctccatctcagcCTGCCACTCCCGCCACCTCTCTCGGATGAGGGTTGTTG ATCTCCTGACCCTGCTGGAGGATGCAGCAGGAACCTGTTATGAACCTATGACCCCCGCCCAGGATAGTCGaggcaccaccacctcctctatccaacccctgctgctgctgacc gATGAGGACCGGACCAAGGCCTCCTGCCTAAAAGCCAACATGGTGTGGAGGGGTTACGAATTGTCCCAGGACATCCTTATTGTCTGCTTGTGTTGCCTGCTGCTTGTGGAGGAAATGTCCATCTTTGGTCTTCACCTGGCTCAAAGCAAGGCTCTGCAGAGGTCCCCCGGCGCCCCCCCCTACACGCTTCATCTT TCATGTGTAGTTCTACTCGCTGTTTGGATGTGCCTGCCGATACGTTAGCTTGCACACTT CAAGTTCCCGTCCCAGCATCTGGGAGGAACTCTGAGCTACCTGGTGTGGAGAGGCCTCTATCAAGGGTGGTACGGACTCAAACCGAGCTGGGCCTGTCCCGGTTTGCCGGGTGAGGGACGGTTTACCACCACGGATATCAACAAACAGCCTCAGTAG
- the thtpa gene encoding thiamine-triphosphatase isoform X1, with protein sequence MTQMSVEVERKFVSNADTLKTLEEIGVCVGQCQFRDKYFDTPKFDLTLKDMWLRKRQGCWELKCPTTGNRTKESSGEQSKAAALCSRYREITDLPEIQQRVREVIKDICKDRETEASPPQEDESWLSEINLVCFADFTTVRQSFTLEEKGVQIDLDQADFGYHVGEIEVLVPEGGDVQSALEKIERTAGKLGLTGDQRVEGKMNVYLQRNHPEHYAKLLSEHVL encoded by the exons ATGACACAG ATGAGTGTGGAAGTGGAAAGAAAATTTGTGTCCAACGCTGACACTCTAAAAACACTGGAGGAGATCGGGG TGTGTGTTGGTCAGTGCCAGTTTCGTGACAAGTACTTTGACACCCCCAAGTTCGACCTGACTCTGAAAGACATGTGGCTGCGTAAACGTCAAGGATGCTGGGAGCTGAAGTGCCCAACAACAGGCAACAGGACAAAAGAGTCATCTGGAGAACAATCTAAAGCGGCAGCATTGTGTTCTCGCTACAGGGAGATAACCGATCTGCCTGAAATTcaacagagagtgagagaggtcATAAAAGACATTTGCAaggatagagagacagaggccaGCCCCCCTCAGGAGGACGAGTCTTGGCTGAGCGAAATAAATCTGGTGTGCTTTGCTGATTTTACAACAGTGCGGCAGTCCTTCACTTTAGAGGAGAAGGGGGTGCAGATAGATCTGGACCAAGCTGACTTTGGCTACCATGTGGGAGAGATAGAGGTCCTagttccagagggaggagatgtGCAGTCTGCTTTGGAGAAGATCGAAAGAACGGCTGGAAAACTGG gtCTGACTGGAGATCAGCGAGTTGAAGGAAAAATGAATGTTTACCTTCAAAGAAATCACCCAGAGCACTATGCAAAACTACTGAGCGAACATGTTTTGTAA
- the psme1 gene encoding proteasome activator complex subunit 1, with protein sequence MASLDIRLDSKKQVDDFCQKLTKEAEDLVSKCFPQKIEELQLLLKTSFSCDNLASLKAPLDIPIPDPAKEEAKRKKKEEKEAKEGKKDKDGDKEDEDSGPPCGPICTNEHVESLLQEVKPQIQTLKEKLNTVSMWVQLQIPKIEDGNNFGVAIQEKVFELLTNTRTKIEGFQTQISKYYSERGDAVAKASKQSHVGDYRQLVHELDQYQYCELRLVILDICSTYAVLFDVITKNYEKIKRPRGEGKALIY encoded by the exons ATGGCCTCTCTGGATATCCGTCTGGACTCGAAGAAACAG gTGGATGACTTCTGCCAAAAGCTCACCAAGGAG GCAGAAGACTTGGTGTCCAAATGTTTCCCTCAGAAGATTGAAGAGCTGCAGTTGCTGCTGAAG ACATCTTTCAGCTGCGATAACCTGGCATCCCTGAAGGCTCCGCTGGACATCCCGATACCTGACCCGGCCAAAGAGGAGGCCAAGCgcaagaagaaagaggag AAGGAGgcgaaggaaggaaagaaagacaaggaCGGCGATAAAGAGGACGAAGATTCAG GGCCTCCTTGTGGTCCCATCTGCACCAATGAGCACGTGGAGAGTCTACTGCAGGAGGTGAAGCCTCAGATCCAGACACTGAAGGAGAAGCTCAACACG GTGTCAATGTGGGTGCAACTCCAAATCCCTAAAATTGAAGACGGCAACAACTTTGGAGTGGCGATCCAG GAGAAAGTGTTCGAGCTGCTGACCAACACGCGCACAAAGATCGAGGGGTTCCAAACCCAGATTTCAAA ATATTACAGTGAGAGAGGTGACGCTGTGGCCAAAGCCTCCAAACAATCCCACGTG GGAGACTACAGACAGCTGGTTCATGAGCTGGACCAGTATCAGTACTGCGAGCTCCGCCTTGTGATCTTGGACATCTGCAGCACATAC GCTGTGCTGTTTGACGTCATTACCAAGAACTATGAGAAGATCAAGAGGCCCAGAGGAGAAGGCAAGGCTCTCATCTACTGA